The Panicum hallii strain FIL2 chromosome 5, PHallii_v3.1, whole genome shotgun sequence genome contains the following window.
TAAAGAAAATAGCTAAATTTTATCCTATACATCAAGTAAATATccgaatttgaatttaaattcgaGGCATCCATTTTGCATTCCTATTTGTTTATATTCAAATTCGTATCAGTATTCGAGTTAAAATATGGTAAAAAATACTATTCGAATCCGATTCCATACGTATCCAATCTGCTTCCATCCTTACGAGGACGATCCTACGATTCGTCAATTGTGTGTGGCCCAAGAGTTGGGGCCGTCCATGACCTCAGGGGTGGACCTACATAGAGCTAAGTGAGGGCAAATTTGTGGTAGCGTACGTTCCTAGTGGGTTCACTAGCTAGCTCCATTATGTGAATTCGGCGGCAGCTTAGTCCCTCCCGTGCCCATTAATAATCCCAAAATTAAATGCCCTAATGCATATATAATCCTGTTGAGTGTGGAGGACAGACCGTTAGTCTAGTCACAAATTATTCCTTGTGAAATGCATGCGTTACATTTCTTGCCTTGGTTGCAAACGGATTCTCAACACGAATAAATCGCACAGCTTTGCTTGCTAGTACCGCACTGCACTCCCAGCGCAGGCCCCCCGTCGTCGTCATGccttgcagaagtagtcgaagGGCAACTTGGGCGTGGAGAACTCGCCGGAGAGGATCttggcggcgacgacggcgtTCGCGGCGTCGGTGTAGTGCACGCCGTCCCAGCTGACGAACCTGGCGCCGTCCTCGCACACCCGGAAGCCCGGGCCGAGGCAGCTCACGTTCGCGTTGTAGTTGTAGGGCGGCCCGCCGTAGCCGCAGCACGCCATGAGCGGCTCCTCGAATCctgaagaaaaggaaaaaaaatccaaACTGCATCTTGGTCATGATCGAGGTCATCGACGCCGCCTGATTGATCACGATGGAGTTAGACGGCATGCATGGAGAGGTCATCATGCACGGACCGTAGGCGGAGTGGTTGGCGACGAGGTCGTACTTGACCAGCAGCACGTCGGTGTAGACGATGGTGGCGCCACGCAGCTGCGACCTGAGCTCGTCGCAGGCGGCGCAGAGCTTGTTGTTGAACTCGTAGGCGCCGTTGTTGAGGGTCTTGAGGCAGCCGCTGGAGTCGAGGTCGCCGTCGTCGGCCCTGGGTGCGGCGAGCTTCTGGGGTAGGCAGCCCAGGGGGCCGGTGCCGTGGACCCAGAAGTTCTTGGCGCCGTTGTAGTAGAGAGTCTGGAAACAAACAATTGAAGGTTCGTTCGTCGTCGTCGTTCCACAACAGCTAGTTCAGACAAGAACGAAGCTACTTCTTGACAGAACAAGGCCGATCGATCGAGCATTGGAATGTGTACCATGATCGCGTCCTTTATCTCTGGGATGAAGGCCGGGATCTTCAGGTGGACGATGTCGTCGTAGGGCGCCCCGCTCCCGAACGCGGCGGAGAGGTCGTTCTGGCCGATGTCGATGAGGTAGAGCGCGTTCCGGAACCCGTCGGCATCGACCGGAGCGCTCCCACCTGCACCCAAGGAGGACAGAGAGCTTGTCAACTGTGTTGTGTGCCTCCGAAGGTGGAAGCAGGCCGGCATGTTGTGTTCCTTCCTTACCATGGGCCACGAGCTCGAAGGATCGCTGCTTGAAGTGGAGGAACTGCTGGACCTGGACGTGGAGCGAGAAGGGGGCGCTGCGGGGGAGCGTGGCGGAGCCGGAGATGGCGAAGTTGGCGCCGCCGGTGAAGTCGGAGCCCAGGGCCTCCAGGTACGGGCTCAGGTAGCTCATGTTCAGGCTCTCACCTGCACGCCATGGTTCACCCGGCCGGCGCGCCCGTCGGATCATCGATCCACACGCGCGGGCACGCCGCATCCCGCATAGTAACGTAAGGTCACGATTCAGAAGTACGGCCAAGTCGGCAAGAACAGGTGCGGAAATGCAGTTGTTTCAAGGCTGAACACTGAACAGAGCACCAAAGTGAAAGGATGTAGCATCCCAAACCCCTACAAGAAACCAACTACTCCCGGTGCCTAGCATCACCAATTAAACTGCCGTCATGAATGTGACCATCCAGTCACTATCGTTCACCGTGTTCCTTACCATGGGCATAAATCATAAGTATCTAATTGGTTTCTCTAATTttatcttctttatttcagtATCCGGAAAATGTGCAAGGATGACACACAGCGAAATGTTCTTATCGATTACCACGCGTAAGGTTCAGAAAAATGAGATATCAATGTTTTCAAGAGGCAGAGGTTGGAGAGCTGTCTAGGTGTCACGTACTCTACTGCATCTGCTAGCAAGCCTGAAGCTGACGACAAGGAGGCGGAACGGGCCGAGCGCAAGTCAAGTCGCGCCAGGAGGCCCAACCCACTCAACACCGGCCCACAATGGATCCGTTAGCAGAGACGGCTGCCGTGAGGAAGCAAACTTCTTGAAAGGATCATCTCCTTCGTATTGAGGCAGAAAATTGTAACAGGATAGCTATTGGCCGACTCGCCGGAGAACTGAACTTGTAGGGTGACATCGCCCGCACCTACTGCATCTCCTCACCTACCATATCTGTCGAGCCTAAGTACCATTACACTAGGCAACATCTTGCGTAGAGGAAATGGAGATCCTGGTCGACTGGTCGCCATGAAAAGGAAAATGGAGGTCACAAATGTGGGAGTGATTCAGGCCTATTAGCCTTATTAATTGTAGCTTCAAAATTTTTGCAAAAGCTATGAATAACATACTCAATAAGATTGCTAATAGGCTGGTTGCCTCTAATCAAACGGCCAAGAGTGATACTCAAGGTGTTATTTTGAAGTTATACTATGAGAAGGCTTATGACAGGGTTAGTTGGGAGTTCTTGGAGGATATGATGTCTTCTAGAGGTTTTGGTGAAAAATGGAGGAGATGGATTAATTTGGTAGTTAGGGATGGTTCTATTTGTATCAGAATCAATGACGTTAATGGGAGTTACTTCCAGCCTGGTAAGGGCTTGAGACAGGGTGACCCCCTCTCTGCCCTCCTCTTTAACCTAGTAGCTGATATCTTTACTAGAATGTTGGCTAAGGCACCTAGAGAAAACCTTATCACTGGTCTGTTGACAGAGGTACGTGATGGGGGAATTATCAGCCTTCAGTATGCTGATGATACTCTTCTCTTTTTATAAAATGACCTGGATAAAGCTAGGAACCTGAAGTGGCTGCTAGTCTGCCTTGAGCAGCTTTCTGGCTTGAAAATTAACTACGATAAAAGTGATGTTACCACTATTGGTGTGGACAAGGATAGAGAGAATGATTTGGCAAAGATCTTTTGTTGTAAGAAAGGCCAGCTCCCTTTCAAGTACCTTGGGGTGCCTTTGCACCACAGTAAACTTAAGAGAGAACATATTCAACCTGTAGTTGACAATGTGATTGAGAGGATAGCTGGCTGGAAGGGCAGGCTCCTTTCTTATGGAGGGAGGTTGACCCTGCTTAAGTCTTGCTTAGCAAGCATTCCCACCATTTTGATGTCcattataaaatttccaaagtgGGCTAGCAAGTTAATTAACTCGCAGATGAGCCATTTTTTCAGGATAACACAGAGGAAAATCACAAGTACCATCTGGCCAATTGGCAGCTGATTGTCAAAAGAAGAATTTTGGTGGTTTGGGAGTCCCAGATTTGAGAAACCTCAatatttgtttgcttgcatCTTGGATCCAGAGGTATCACTTGAATGATAATATCCTCTGGAAAGATATTGTAGACTACAAATATAGGACTGTCCACCCAAATCTCTTCTGTTGCCCGATAATGGGGCCTCTCCTTTTCGGAAAGGGGTTATGTGGGCGGCTCAAGCAGCCAGAATTGGCTACTGCTGGAGCATTGGAAATGGTCGCAGGGTCAGGTTCTGGGAAGATCAATGGTTTGGGGGGTCTAGTCTGGCTGTCCAGTACTAGCCGCTGTTTATCATTAGCAATGAGAAGGGAATAACGGTTGAGAGGGCTTGGGACGGAGTCAATTTAAGATTGACTTTTAGGAGAGCGGTCCCGGAAAGCTTGATGCTGATGTGGGAGGAGCTCTTGCAGATTGCTAGTAGTATTGTGTTTTCTGAGAATGATGACAACATCATTTGGAAGTATGAATCTAAAGGGACTTACTCGGTGCAATCTCTCTACTCCATTGTGAGCTCGAGAGGTGTGGTTCCCGTGTATGTTCCTTCTGTTTGGCAGCTAAGCATCCCACCTAGGATCCATATTTTCCTTTGGTTGTTGTCTAAAACAAACTTTTAACCAGACATAACCTTGCTAAAAGAAGAAAACTTGATGACCAGACCTGTTTGTTCTGCAGCGAACCAGAGTCGATTAAGCACTTGTTCTTTAATTGTTGTGTTGCCAAATTGCTTTTAGACAATTGCCCGTTGGTGGTGAGCAACAAAAAGAAAATGGAAATCTGAACTGTGTATGTGCCGCTGCTCTCTGAGTGGTTCTATTGAAACTACAGAACCGTTTGTGCTTTCAGGGAAAATGCTGACGTGGAGTGGAACCGCTGCTGCGACTGGTGGCAAAGATGCTGCACAGATGGAAGATTCTGATCAAGGAGGACAAGCTTTCGGATATGGATGCCTTCATCGGGGGATTGGAGCAACTTGGAGCAAGGATACCGAGGATCGCCTGGGTTTCAGAGTGGGGGACGTCTTCGTCTTCTCAGTCCCTTCAGGTCTCTAGCGTTGCAGTTCAGGAGGATCGTAAGCCTCCCCTGTCGCAAGTCCGAGAGTCGCATCACTCTGTTCTGTCTGTTGTTAGTGCTGATAGTGCTCATTCGGTACTTGGTTGAGCGGGCGCGCTTTAAACGCTGTTTTTTCACGCTTAAAACACTATGTACGCTATTCTTGTAATAAAACGGAGGAAACATTTTCTCTAAAAAAACAAATGTGGGAGTGGGACGGTGAAAGTGCGAGCACATGATGGGTAGCACTAGCAACTGGTGGCGTGCCTCTCGAAGGCAGGCTCGCAGTTCCGCGCACGACCGCACACTACGATTCTGGCCAGTTTGTGGAAACCGGCCGATCGTTGGTGCTCGCGCTCTTTTCGTTTTCCTGAGATGGACCCAGCAGTccagcacgcgcgcgcgcgcgcttccCATTTACAAAGACCTGCTGCGGTCACCATCAGGCACCACCAACTAATAACCTTCTCTCGATCGTTCTCTGGCTGCTTCGACGCACTACCAATGCTAAGAGAATCACGTCGACCTCGACCACCAGTATCGTGACGAGGCGTGTGGGGGGAAGAAGAACGAACAACGAAGTAGTCGAGATGATCGATCTGATGACTACAACTCACAGAGGTAGTCGATGACGAGTCGGCCGTCGCAGAGGCGCCCGGTGGCGCGGCGGAAGAAGGCGCGGCCCTCCGGGAGCGGGTAGTAGTAGCCCATCCCCGCGGCGACGCCGCCAGTGTCCGTGTTGGAGTCGCCGAACGCGAACACCACGGGccgccgcgcgcacgccgccctCGGGTCGTCATCGCCGGCCGCTGCCAACGTCGCCGCAAGAGCAGCGACGACGAGCACGGCCACCGccgcagcggcagcagcagccgccaTGGGTCTGCACGTTCCCGTGCGCGTCACAGGGGAAGGGACCAGTTGAGTCTGTTGGCGGAGGGACGTGATCTGTGCGGTTGAGGATGGAAGAGGGTGGAGCACGTACGTACGGTTTGTCGCTAGAGCAACTCGGGCGGCAGGGTGGCTGCTGGTGCCGTGTATATATAGATAACCGTGCATTGCTTGCCGATTGATTAGCGAattcatctttttttttctgtttgtTGTTGTGAAATCGTACAGAGGTAAAGGCCTTGTATTGTGTTGTGGAGTGTGCTGGAGGAAACTTAACGACGTCCGTAGAGAGGGAAGAGTGATCGACAAAGGCGTACGCAAGTAGCTGCTGTATGAGAGGACGCAGAATACATGGAACTGCCAAGACGCCACAGTACCATCCTGCTGTGTCTAGTAGCACGCGGACGTATAATGCTTCGGCACAGAatcgtcgtcgccgccggccattgGGCATGCATATACATCTGTCTGAATTAACTCGATCCTTGAACAAAACTTTTACTCCTCGTCGTTGTCGTCGCTAGCTTGTGTGGATCGGAGCAGGTTGCTGTAGCGACCACGACAAGAAAGCTGGTGCGCAACATCGGGTCGGTATGTATTCGATTCTTCTTCTCCCTCATTGCTACTGTTGTGTTGAGTGTGGTTTTGGATTGCACGACAAGAACCCCGGCAGGTACGCAATAAAAGGCTATTGTCGCAACGTGGAAATTAAACTGGTGCGTGCTAGCTAAGTGATTATATATGCTATAATTTGGTTCCGGATGGCACGTAGGTGCGCATGCGCGTATAGATGGCCAAACGGATCGTCCGGCCCAGCACAATATGAGCCTGTCTTGCCACATCCTATTCCGGCAGGGACATGTTAACAGGTTATGCCGGGCCGCTCGACGCCAGGCACGGCTTGAGGGCAAGTTAATCGTGCTAGGCTGGGCCAGCGAGCATGACAGACCGTGCTGACCTACGACCAGTGGAAGGCTAGAGTGGAGAggccgggcggccggccggaggGGCGGCAGTGGGTGGGAGGGCGgccggaggagcggcggccggagcagtGAGGCTAGAGCGGCAACATATGGAGGAAGGTGCGGGGAGGCCGCCGATCATCAAGCGTGCGTGagagaaaaaagagagaggaggtGGGTGGCAGGTGGCGGCTCGATTAGGAGAAAGAGAGAAGTGAAAATTAAAGTTGAGTGAGGAGAATAGAGTATATGTATGACAATATTGTGGGATGTTAATAGGCCGCTATCGGGTCTGGCCCTCAGTCAGGCCATGCCCGAGTTGGGGTGGCGAGGCATGGCTTGCTCGATCGTGCCGGCCCGGACACTATGGCAATCGTGCTAGAC
Protein-coding sequences here:
- the LOC112895460 gene encoding GDSL esterase/lipase LIP-4-like isoform X1, producing MNSLINRQAMHGYLYIHGTSSHPAARVALATNRTYVLHPLPSSTAQITSLRQQTQLVPSPVTRTGTCRPMAAAAAAAAVAVLVVAALAATLAAAGDDDPRAACARRPVVFAFGDSNTDTGGVAAGMGYYYPLPEGRAFFRRATGRLCDGRLVIDYLCESLNMSYLSPYLEALGSDFTGGANFAISGSATLPRSAPFSLHVQVQQFLHFKQRSFELVAHGGSAPVDADGFRNALYLIDIGQNDLSAAFGSGAPYDDIVHLKIPAFIPEIKDAIMTLYYNGAKNFWVHGTGPLGCLPQKLAAPRADDGDLDSSGCLKTLNNGAYEFNNKLCAACDELRSQLRGATIVYTDVLLVKYDLVANHSAYGFEEPLMACCGYGGPPYNYNANVSCLGPGFRVCEDGARFVSWDGVHYTDAANAVVAAKILSGEFSTPKLPFDYFCKA
- the LOC112895460 gene encoding GDSL esterase/lipase LIP-4-like isoform X2; translation: MNSLINRQAMHGYLYIHGTSSHPAARVALATNRTYVLHPLPSSTAQITSLRQQTQLVPSPVTRTGTCRPMAAAAAAAAVAVLVVAALAATLAAAGDDDPRAACARRPVVFAFGDSNTDTGGVAAGMGYYYPLPEGRAFFRRATGRLCDGRLVIDYLCESLNMSYLSPYLEALGSDFTGGANFAISGSATLPRSAPFSLHVQVQQFLHFKQRSFELVAHGGSAPVDADGFRNALYLIDIGQNDLSAAFGSGAPYDDIVHLKIPAFIPEIKDAIMTLYYNGAKNFWVHGTGPLGCLPQKLAAPRADDGDLDSSGCLKTLNNGAYEFNNKLCAACDELRSQLRGATIVYTDVLLVNLDFFSFSSGFEEPLMACCGYGGPPYNYNANVSCLGPGFRVCEDGARFVSWDGVHYTDAANAVVAAKILSGEFSTPKLPFDYFCKA